Proteins from one Podospora pseudoanserina strain CBS 124.78 chromosome 1, whole genome shotgun sequence genomic window:
- the MET1 gene encoding uroporphyrin-III C-methyltransferase (COG:H; EggNog:ENOG503NVMM) produces MAANPPLPSPTPISLLTAQHSTGHTHLIIGSNPLAASRATQSLSAGAKPILISPTPPEELHYTLTQCITSGQLTHLSRPFESTDLFTLGREQVDNVVDAVFITLSPKDPSVPQISTLCKKNRIPVNVVDCPSLCSFSLLSTHLDGPLQIGVTTNGRGCKLASRIRREIAASLPQGLGSAVARLGDVRRRIIAEDKSSSSGLDSEGLDDSVDQTSDFNKLVLEGKESEEEQKTRRMRWLSQVCEYWPLRRLAAISEEEILEGVLNSYHQLQQQKPSPTGGDGPRDKIGRVILAGSGPGHPDLLTRATYKAIQSADLILADKLVPAGVLDLIPRRTPVSIAKKFPGNADRAQEEFLEQALAGVKEGKTVLRLKQGDPFIYGRGGEEVQYFRQHGLGDRVVVLPGITSSLSAPLFAGVPPTQRDVADQVLVCTGTGKKGKAPVPPEFVESRTVVFLMALHRITGLVAELTEYLPEEQEAAEVKGRRKLWPVDTPCAVIERASCPDQRVIRTTLKRVAEAIEQEGSRPPGLLVVGRACEVLYTPEKGRSWLVEDGFKGLDLEFGNDLAAGALGVAGLA; encoded by the coding sequence ATGGCCGCCAACCCGCCATtaccctcaccaacaccaatctccctcctcacagcCCAACACTCAACAGGCCAcacccacctcatcatcggcTCCAACCCCCTTGCCGCCTCCCGAGCAACCCAATCTCTTTCTGCTGGCGCGAAGCCAatcctcatctcccccacccccccagaaGAACTTCACTACACCCTCACCCAATGCATCACCTCGGGCCAGCtaacccacctctcccgtCCCTTTGAGTCAACCgacctcttcaccctcggccGCGAACAAGTCGACAACGTAGTCGACGCAgtcttcatcaccctctccccaaaggACCCCTCAGTCCCTCAAATCTCAACCCTTTGCAAAAAGAACCGCATCCCCGTCAACGTCGTCGACTGCCCTTCACTATGCagtttttctcttctctccacCCACCTCGACGGTCCTCTGCAAATAggcgtcaccaccaacggccGGGGCTGCAAGCTCGCTTCTAGGATAAGACGAGAAATCGCCGCCAGCCTGCCCCAAGGTCTCGGGAGCGCGGTCGCCAGGTTGGGCGATgtcaggaggaggatcaTCGCCGAGGATaaatcctcttcttctgggttGGACTCGGAAGGTCTAGACGACAGCGTCGACCAAACCTCTGATTTCAACAAGCTCGTCCTCGAGGGCAAAGAGAGCGAAGAGGAGCAGAAGACtaggaggatgaggtggcTGAGCCAAGTGTGCGAGTACTGGCCTCTGAGACGGCTGGCGGCGAtaagtgaggaggagatacTGGAGGGGGTTCTAAACTCGTACCACCAGTTACAGCAACAAAAACCATCACCgactggtggtgatgggccAAGAGATAAAATCGGGAGGGTCATCCTCGCGGGAAGCGGGCCGGGGCATCCCGATTTGTTGACGAGGGCGACGTACAAGGCGATTCAATCCGCTGATTTGATCCTGGCCGATAAGCTTGTTCCTGCCGGGGTGTTGGATCTGATTCCCCGCCGGACACCGGTTAGCATCGCGAAGAAGTTTCCCGGGAATGCGGACAGGGCACAGGAGGAGTTCCTTGAGCAGGCTTTGGctggggtgaaggagggaaAGACAGTCCTCAGACTGAAACAAGGGGATCCGTTTATTTAtggacggggaggggaggaggtgcagtATTTCAGACAGCACGGGCTCGGTGacagggtggtggttctaCCTGGGATAACGAGCAGCTTGTCGGCGCCGCTGTTCGCGGGTGTGCCGCCTACGCAGAGGGACGTGGCGGATCAGGTGCTGGTCTGCACCGGGACGggcaagaaggggaaggcgcCGGTGCCGCCCGAGTTTGTGGAGAGCAGAACGGTGGTGTTCTTGATGGCGCTGCATAGGATCACTGGGCTGGTTGCTGAGCTGACGGAGTATCTTCctgaggagcaggaggctgcggaggtgaaggggaggaggaagttgtgGCCGGTTGATACGCCGTGTGCCGTGATTGAGAGGGCGAGTTGTCCTGATCAGAGGGTTATCAGGACCACGCTGAAGAGGGTGGCGGAGGCGATTGAGCAGGAGGGGAGCAGGCCGcctgggttgttggttgtgggGAGGGCGTGTGAGGTCTTGTATACACCTGAGAAGGGGAGGTCgtggctggtggaggatgggttCAAGGGGCTTGATTTGGAATTTGGGAATGATTTGGCGGCTGGTGCGCTCGGTGTTGCTGGGTTGGCATAA
- the RHO3 gene encoding Rho GTPase (COG:U; EggNog:ENOG503NVUG; BUSCO:EOG09264YNR), giving the protein MPCGLGGSKTVQRKLVLLGDGACGKTSLLNVFTRGYFPTVYEPTVFENYVHDIFVDNVHIELSLWDTAGQEEFDRLRSLSYDDTDLIMLCYSVDSKDSLENVESKWVGEIADNCPGVKLVLVALKCDLREGNEEEDGANEDGNPREKKPMINYDQGLEVARRIHALRYLECSAMRNRGVNEAFTEAARVALSVKKERDESKCTVM; this is encoded by the exons ATGCCTTGCGGTCTCGGGGGTTCCAAGACGGTGCAGCGCAAGCTCGTCTTGCT CGGCGACGGTGCTTGCGGAAAGACATCGTTGCTCAATGTCTTCACCAGAGG CTACTTCCCAACGGTCTACGAGCCGACGGTTTTCGAAAACTACGTTCATG ATATTTTTGTTGACAATGTTCACATTGAGCTTTCACTGTGGGACACAGCCGGCCAAGAAGAATTCGACAGACTACGAAGTCTTTCCTACG ATGACACCGATTTGATCATGCTTTGCTACTCGGTCGATAGCAAAGATTCGCTTGAAAACGTCGAGAGCAAATGGGTGGGCGAGATCGCCGATAATTGCCCAGGGGTGAAGCTTGTGCTGGTCGCGCTAAAGTGCGATCTCCGCGAAGGgaacgaggaagaggatggtgcCAACGAGGACGGCAACCCACGAGAAAAGAAGCCTATGATCAACTACGACCAAGGACTCGAGGTTGCGCGCCGAATCCACGCCCTTCGGTATCTCGAGTGTTCGGCCATGCGCAATAGGGGAGTTAACGAGGCCTTCACCGAAGCCGCGCGGGTTGCCTTGTCTGTGAAGAAGGAACGAGACGAGTCCAAGTGCACCGTCATGTAG
- the CSN2 gene encoding COP9/signalosome complex subunit Csn2 (EggNog:ENOG503NZ5W; COG:O; COG:T), translating to MSDDDFMQASDEDYDFDYEDEEEEDNGDVDIENKYYNAKQTKTSDPEEAITEFLSIPSLEPEKGEWGFKGLKQAIKLEFKLGRYQQALDHYKELLTYVKSSVTRNYSEKSIDNMLNYVEKGADNPAAVKFIEQFYSETLKCFQNTNNERLWLKTNIKLARLLLDRKDYHAMTRKIKELHKACQKEDGTDDPSKGTYSLEIYALEIQMYSAMRNNNQLKILYNKALKVKSAVPHPKIQGIIRECGGKMHMSEENWKEAQSDFFEAFRNYDEAGDLRRIQVLKYLLLTTMLMKSDINPFDSQETKPYKNDPRIAAMTDLVDAYQRDDIYKYEDVLQKNTDLLADPFIAENIDEVTRNMRTKGVLKLIAPYTRMRLSWIAKQLQIGEEEVQDIVSYLIVDGRVQGRIDEHAGTFEIESKGDADRIQAIETLASAVGDLYTSVFKDSEGFKIMQSYDNIMMDMHSGDDRMMRPSVPGYRREGRSRGGVMIH from the exons atgtctGACGACGATTTCATGCAAGCCTCTGATGAGGACTACGACTTCGACtacgaagacgaggaggaggaggacaacGGTGATGTCGACATCGAGAACAAATATTACAATGCGAAACAGACCAAGACGAGCGATCCCGAAGAGGCCATCACGGAGTTTCTCAGTATTCCATCGCTAGAACCAGAGAAGGGGGAATGGGGTTTCAAAGGCCTCAAGCAAGCCATCAAGCTGGAGTTTAAGCTCGGCCGGTATCAACAG GCTCTCGATCACTACAAGGAGCTCCTCACATATGTCAAATCGTCCGTCACCAGAAACTACTCAGAGAAGTCGATCGACAACATGCTCAACTATGTCGAGAAAGGAGCCGACAACCCGGCAGCGGTCAAGTTCATCGAGCAATTCTACTCCGAGACCCTCAAATGCTTCCagaacaccaacaacgagcGTCTATGGCTCAAGACCAACATCAAGCTCGCCAGGCTACTGCTCGATCGAAAGGACTACCACGCCATGACCCGGAAGATCAAGGAGCTACACAAGGCTTGCCAGAAGGAGGACGGAACTGACGATCCCAGCAAAGGCACATATTCTCTCGAGATCTACGCCCTGGAGATTCAGATGTACTCGGCGAtgcgcaacaacaaccagctcaaGATTCTCTACAACAAGGCGCTGAAAGTCAAGTCGGCAGTGCCTCATCCCAAAATTCAGGGCATCATCCGCGAGTGCGGCGGCAAAATGCACATGAGCGAGGAGAACTGGAAAGAGGCCCAGAGCGACTTTTTCGAAGCTTTCCGCAACTACGACGAGGCCGGCGATCTTAGGCGGATCCAGGTGCTCAAATACTTGCTGTTAACAACCATGCTCATGAAGTCGGACATCAACCCCTTTGACAGTCAGGAGACCAAGCCGTACAAGAACGACCCTCGCATCGCCGCCATGACGGACCTGGTGGATGCATATCAACGGGATGACATTTACAAGTACGAGGACGTGCTCCAGAAGAACACGGATCTGCTTGCAGACCCTTTTATTGCTGAGAACATCGACGAGGTTACGCGTAACATGCGGACCAAGGGCGTTCTTAAGCTTATTGCCCCGTACACTCGCATGCGGTTGAGCTGGATCGCCAAGCAGCTGCAgattggagaagaggaggtccaGGATATTGTCAGCTACCTTATTGTTGACGGCAGGGTACAGGGCCGGATTGATGAGCACGCTGGCACGTTTGAGATTGAGTCCAAGGGCGACGCTGATCGCATTCAGGCGATTGAGACTCTGGCGAGCGCGGTGGGGGATTTGTACACGTCTGTGTTCAAGGACTCGGAGGGGTTCAAGATTATGCAGTCGTATGACAATATCATGATGGATATGCATTCTGGTGACGATCGGATGATGAGGCCGTCGGTTCCGGGGTataggagggaggggaggagtagGGGTGGGGTGATGATTCACTAG
- the SUR7 gene encoding Eisosomes component (EggNog:ENOG503P188; COG:S), with the protein MAAGRLISLLATLFLSVSLLLLWFTLLSGITSTSPLRQTYFLRADTSGITGARGISQWTYFRICGIDNTDCGPARPGLPLGDAWATDADNVPRELIGSYGGGTTSYQYWYLWRFGWVFYLIALFFMTCAFLGSWLACLGRLGAGLIATVSSMGLLFLSVAVALMTATFVKTRNAFIADGRNADLGAYGFGFSWGSWAAMFIATVLYCVARRGHASDGVGRTNKRWSGSTFGRRKSSGTAGSRRSWDGRRVKDEYA; encoded by the exons ATGGCAGCAGGCC gcctcatctccctcctagccaccctcttcctctccgtctccctccttcttctttggttcaccctcctctcagGcataacctccacctcccccctccgccaaacCTACTTCCTCCGCGCCGACACATCCGGCATAACCGGCGCCCGGGGCATATCTCAGTGGACATATTTCCGCATCTGCGGGATAGACAACACCGATTGCGGCCCTGCCCGTCCCGGGCTACCGTTGGGTGATGCCTGGGCTACCGATGCGGACAATGTGCCCCGAGAACTGATTGGGAGTTATGGAGGCGGCACGACGAGCTACCAGTATTGGTACCTGTGGCGATTTGGCTGGGTTTTCTATCTCATCGCCTTGTTCTTTATGACTTGCGCGTTTCTGGGGAGCTGGCTGGCTTGTCTGGGACGGTTGGGGGCTGGGTTGATTGCGACGGTTAGCAgtatggggttgttgtttctgaGTGTGGCTGTGGCGCTGATGAC GGCTACTTTTGTCAAGACACGTAACGCGTTTATTGCTGATGGGAGGAATGCCGATTTGGGGGCGTACGGGTTTGGGTTCAGCTGGGGAAGCTGGGCGGCCATGTTTATTGCTACGGTTCTGTACTGCGTTGCTAGGAGGGGGCACGCGAGTGACggggtggggaggacgaACAAGAGGTGGTCGGGCAGCACATTTGGCCGTAGGAAGAGCTCGGGGACGGCCgggtcgaggaggagttgggatgggaggagagTTAAAGATGAGTATGCTTAa
- a CDS encoding hypothetical protein (COG:C; EggNog:ENOG503NVGW): protein MRSLKRNSHRLRAIRPPTSLPAPPRIFSAPISTHPSASNDVTSITPIKSLLIANRGEIALRIARTASSMGIRTTTLYTDIDASSQHAKCTPNSLALGPNTKGYLNGPQIIELAKKHGIEALHPGYGFLSENPTFAQACEDAGIVFVGPPPKAMLDMGDKARSKIIMNAAGVPCVPGYHGPEQSVEELRGHAREIGYPVLLKSVKGGGGKGMRIVLRDEEFEAQIASARQEARASFGDGGEVMLVEKYVVRPRHVEVQVFADRYGNCVALGERDCSVQRRHQKILEESPAPVLDDATRHDLWDKARKAALAVDYVGAGTVEFILDKDTGKFYFMEMNTRLQVEHPVSEMVTGTDLVEWQFRVAAGERLPLTQDEIEARIHERGAAIEARIYAENPDKGFFPDSGKLVHLITPKVSEDIRIDAGFVEGDTVSEAYDGMIAKLIVRGRDRETAIRKLELALQEYEVVGLSTNIEFLKRLCRSQAFVEGDVETGFIEKWKDELFERKHVSDEVFAQTALGLLTSQTKKTISGPHGETLGFGEAAAQGSRKFAFQVKRDDAAAETTDEAPEVVQVEVTQRGHSLYNVSVSRSTDASTASPVVYENIISEPGSAVAASHKSQLTTFFPRARVETTLVQDPGAPEKLSVFQLGEKTELTLVQPGWFEKALGLKEAAASVVAPMPCKILRNEVSEGQEVEKGAPLVVIESMKMETVIRSPQKGIVKKLAHKEGDICKAGTVLVLFEDPDATPAAGSE from the exons ATGCGCTCCCTCAAACGCAACTCCCACCGTCTCCGGGCGATAcgcccaccaacctccctcccagctcctcccagAATCTTTTCTGCACCAATATCAACCCACCCCTCGGCCTCCAACGACGTGACAAGCATCACACCCATCAAgtccctcctcatcgccaaccGCGGCGAAATCGCCCTCCGCATCGCCCGCACTGCCTCTTCCATGGGCATCCGCACCACAACCCTCTACACCGACATCGacgcctcctcccagcaCGCCAAGTGCACTCCCAACTCCCTTGCCTTGGGGCCAAACACAAAGGGCTACCTCAACGGGCCGCAGATTATCGAGTTGGCCAAGAAGCACGGCATCGAGGCTCTTCACCCTGGTTACGGCTTCCTAAGTGAGAACCCCACTTTTGCCCAGGCGTGTGAGGATGCGGGGATAGTGTTTGTTGGGCCGCCGCCAAAGGCCATGTTGGATATGGGTGATAAGGCGAGGAGTAAGATTATCATGAATGCGGCTGGTGTGCCTTGTGTTCCGGGGTATCATGGGCCGGAACAGAGCGTAGAGGAGCTGAGGGGACACGCGAGGGAGATTGGGTACCcggtgctgttgaagagtgtcaagggtggtggtggaaagggcATGAGAATTGTCCTCAGggatgaggagtttgaggcGCAGATTGCCAGTGCTAGGCaggaggcgagggcgagttttggggacggtggggagGTGATGCTTGTGGAGAAGTATGTCGTGAGGCCGAGGCATGTGGAGGTGCAGGTGTTTGCGGATAGGTATGGGAACTGCGTGGCGCTGGGCGAGAGAGATTGCAGTGTGCAGAGGAGACATCAGAAGATTTTGGAGGAGAGCCCGGCGCCGGTGTTGGATGATGCGACGAGGCATGATTTGTGGGATAAGGCAAGGAAGGCGGCGTTGGCGGTGGACTATGTTGGGGCGGGAACGGTTGAGTTTATTCTCGACAAAGATACTGGGAAGTTTTATTTCATGGAGATGAACACGAGGTTGCAGGTCGAGCACCCTGTCAGTGAGATGGTCACCGGCACAGATCTCGTCGAGTGGCAGTTCcgggttgctgctggcgagaGACTTCCCTTGACCCAGGACGAGATCGAGGCGCGGATCCATGAGCGTGGTGCGGCTATCGAGGCCCGTATCTACGCCGAGAACCCCGACAAGGGCTTCTTCCCCGACTCCGGCAAGCTGGTTCACCTGATTACGCCCAAGGTCAGCGAGGATATCAGAATTGATGCTGGTTTCGTCGAGGGTGACACCGTTTCCGAGGCATACGACGGTATGATTGCCAAGCTGATTGTCCGCGGCCGCGATCGAGAGACTGCCATCCGCAAGCTCGAGCTTGCTTTGCAGGAATACGAGGTCGTCGGTCTGAGCACAAACATTGAGTTTCTCAAGCGTCTCTGCCGAAGCCAGGCATTTGTGGAAGGTGACGTCGAGACAGGCTTCATCGAGAAGTGGAAAGACGAACTCTTTGAGCGGAAACACGTCTCAGACGAGGTCTTCGCCCAGACCGCTCTCGGCCTGCTtacctcccaaaccaaaaagacAATATCAGGACCTCACGGTGAGACCCTTGGGTTCGGCGAAGCTGCCGCTCAAGGGTCGAGGAAATTCGCCTTCCAGGTCAAGCGAGACGACGCAGCTGCCGAAACCACAGATGAGGCTCCTGAAGTTGTCCAAGTGGAAGTTACCCAGCGGGGGCACTCCCTTTACAACGTTTCTGTTTCCAGAAGCACAGACGCCTCAACCGCTTCGCCAGTTGTCTACGAGAATATCATCTCCGAACCCGGGTCGGCGGTGGCTGCTTCGCACAAGTCACAACTGACAACCTTCTTCCCTCGGGCTCGTGTCGAAACAACACTTGTTCAGGACCCCGGCGCCCCGGAGAAGTTGTCCGTCTTCCAGCTCGGTGAAAAGACGGAGCTTACTCTTGTGCAGCCGGGATGGTTCGAGAAGGCGCTTGGTCTGAAGGAGGCTGCCGCGAGCGTGGTGGCGCCTATGCCTTGCAAGATTTTGAGGAACGAGGTCTCGGAAGGACAAGAGGTTGAAAAGGGTGCTCCGTTGGTTGT CATCGAGTCCATGAAGATGGAGACTGTTATTCGATCACCACAGAAGGGCATAGTCAAGAAGCTGGCGCATAAGGAAGGC GATATCTGCAAGGCCGGTACAGTACTTGTGCTCTTTGAAGATCCAGATGCCACACCGGCTGCTGGCTCAGAATAA
- the CWC25 gene encoding RNA-splicing factor (EggNog:ENOG503NY8V; COG:S), whose translation MGSGDLNMKKSWHPQRSANLAATQKAEAEAIAERKKLQQRLQEIEEERKKEEIQKALEAAGGKRKIDRVEWMYSGPTGQAGDAAENEAYLLGKRRIDKLLQDNEVKKLSKQSAIEDVAAAPAIANPRDVAAKIREDPLLAIKRQEQEAYEKMMNDPVKRRQIFASMGIEDPQSSKSKEERRHKHRSHHRRSHRHRDDDRDGERHSRRHRSESRDRSRSPRRRDSRDDDRRRRRRDSPERRGKDRRDSRDRRDSRDRRDSRDGRDSRDRRDNYERRDNRGRRENDERRDRPRRDFEDRSGNQDHSAQEEERARKLAAMQEAATDLDKTRQERLAAIEARERAEKEAEDLARQRNKRYGGDAGFANKLHSRAAEMKIADRAERR comes from the coding sequence ATGGGTTCCGGAGACCTTAACATGAAAAAGAGCTGGCATCCCCAGCGGTCAGCCAATCTCGCAGCCACTCAaaaagccgaagccgaagcgaTTGCGGAACGCAAGAAGCTCCAACAGCGACTCCAGGAGATTGAAGAGGAGCGAAAAAAGGAGGAGATTCAAAAGGCGCTCGAGGCGGCAGGCGGCAAGCGCAAAATTGATCGCGTTGAATGGATGTACTCTGGGCCGACTGGGCAGGCTGGGGATGCCGCGGAAAACGAGGCCTACCTGCTGGGGAAGCGCCGCATCGACAAATTGCTTCAGGATAATGAGGTGAAGAAGCTCTCGAAGCAGTCTGCGAtcgaggatgttgctgcGGCCCCAGCTATCGCTAACCCTCGAGATGTCGCCGCAAAGATTAGGGAGGACCCACTGCTGGCGATTAAGAGACAGGAACAAGAGGCATATGAAAAGATGATGAACGACCCAGTCAAGAGGAGGCAAATTTTCGCGTCGATGGGTATCGAAGACCCCCAGTCATCCAAGAGcaaggaagagaggaggcACAAGCATCGCTCCCACCATCGCCGATCACACCGTCACCGTGACGACGACAGAGATGGCGAGAGGCATTCCCGACGGCACAGGTCAGAATCCAGGGATAGATCCAGGAGTCCTCGACGACGTGACTCTCGCGATGATGATCGACGAAGACGCAGAAGAGACTCACCCGAGCGCCGCGGTAAAGACAGAAGAGACAGCCGTGATAGGAGAGACAGTCGCGACAGGCGGGATAGCCGTGATGGAAGGGATAGCCGCGATAGGAGAGACAACTATGAAAGACGAGACAACCGCGGCAGACGAGAGAATGACGAGAGACGGGACAGGCCTCGCCGGGATTTTGAAGATCGCAGTGGCAACCAGGACCACAGcgcgcaggaggaggagcgtgCGCGTAAGCTTGCCGCCATGCAAGAGGCGGCTACCGACCTGGACAAAACCCGCCAAGAGAGGCTTGCTGCCATCGAGGCTCGAGAGCGGGCAGAAAAGGAGGCAGAGGACTTGGCTCGTCAGCGCAACAAGAGAtacggtggtgatgctgggtTTGCCAACAAACTTCACAGCAGAGCGGCCGAGATGAAGATTGCAGACCGGGCGGAGCGACGGTAA